One part of the Leucobacter triazinivorans genome encodes these proteins:
- a CDS encoding aspartate ammonia-lyase: MSDFLSAQTRTETDSIGSVEIPASAYWGVHTARAHENFPIARRPISVYPDFIRAFACVKQAAARANLEIGALDEQRVTLIDRACEEIKTGMLHDQFVVGVVQGGAGTSTNMNANEVITNRALELAGHAKGDYAFINPNDHTNRSQSTNDTYPTAIKIALAFSLGSLLDELALLADSFAAKGREFSHIIKVGRTQLQDAVPMTLGQEFNAFAVTLREDIERLREAVSLLGEVNMGATAIGTGINAPRGYKEAVIRHLRDITGLELVTAGDLVESTSDTGVFITFSGALKRSALKLSKISNDLRLLSSGPQAGFGEINLPARQAGSSIMPGKVNPVIPEAVSQVAYSVAGADVTVSMAVEAGQLQLNAFEPIIAHSLFQSITWLERACQTLRVNCVDGITANEQRLEDTVSRSVTVITALAPVIGYAAAAKLAKEALATNEKVSELVVSRGLLDQAQLDDILQPQKLAGLAPETGTIEIIDGTAPEKLEDGEE, from the coding sequence GTGAGTGACTTCTTGTCAGCGCAGACTCGTACCGAGACGGATTCGATCGGCAGCGTCGAGATCCCCGCGTCGGCCTATTGGGGGGTGCACACGGCGCGCGCTCATGAGAATTTCCCGATCGCACGTCGCCCCATCTCGGTGTATCCCGACTTCATCCGCGCATTCGCCTGCGTGAAGCAGGCGGCGGCCCGCGCCAACCTCGAGATCGGAGCGCTCGATGAGCAGCGCGTCACGCTCATCGACCGCGCCTGCGAGGAGATCAAGACCGGCATGCTGCACGACCAGTTCGTCGTGGGCGTGGTGCAGGGCGGCGCGGGCACCTCGACCAACATGAATGCCAACGAGGTCATCACGAATCGCGCGCTCGAACTCGCCGGCCACGCGAAGGGCGACTACGCCTTCATCAACCCCAACGACCACACCAACCGCAGCCAGTCGACCAACGACACGTACCCGACCGCGATCAAGATCGCGCTCGCCTTCTCGCTGGGCAGCCTGCTCGACGAGCTGGCGCTGCTCGCCGACTCGTTCGCCGCGAAGGGGCGCGAATTCTCGCACATCATCAAGGTGGGCCGCACGCAGCTGCAGGACGCGGTGCCCATGACGCTCGGGCAGGAGTTCAACGCGTTCGCGGTGACGCTGCGCGAGGACATCGAGCGCCTGCGCGAGGCCGTGAGCCTGCTCGGCGAGGTCAACATGGGCGCCACCGCCATCGGCACCGGGATCAACGCGCCGCGCGGCTACAAGGAGGCCGTGATCCGGCACCTCCGTGACATCACGGGCCTCGAGCTGGTCACCGCGGGCGACCTCGTCGAATCGACGAGCGACACCGGAGTGTTCATCACCTTCTCCGGGGCGCTCAAGCGCAGCGCGCTCAAACTCTCGAAGATCTCGAACGACCTGCGCCTGCTGTCGTCCGGGCCGCAGGCCGGATTCGGCGAGATCAACCTGCCCGCGCGCCAGGCGGGCTCCTCGATCATGCCGGGCAAGGTCAACCCGGTGATCCCCGAGGCCGTGTCGCAGGTCGCCTACTCGGTCGCCGGCGCAGACGTGACCGTATCGATGGCGGTGGAGGCGGGCCAGCTGCAGCTGAACGCGTTCGAACCGATCATCGCGCACTCGCTCTTCCAGTCGATCACCTGGCTCGAACGCGCCTGTCAGACGCTGCGCGTCAACTGCGTCGACGGGATCACGGCCAACGAGCAGCGCCTCGAGGACACGGTGTCGCGTTCGGTGACCGTGATCACCGCGCTCGCACCCGTCATCGGCTACGCCGCCGCGGCGAAGCTCGCCAAGGAGGCGCTCGCGACCAACGAGAAGGTCTCGGAGCTCGTGGTGTCGCGCGGCCTGCTCGACCAGGCGCAGCTCGACGACATCCTGCAGCCGCAGAAGCTCGCGGGCCTCGCGCCCGAGACCGGGACGATCGAGATCATCGATGGCACCGCCCCCGAGAAGCTCGAGGACGGCGAGGAGTAA
- a CDS encoding MFS transporter produces MFRSLAVRNYRIWFAGALVSNIGAWMQATTQNWVVLTELTDNNAAAVGLTMALQFGPQLLLVPFSGAVADRFDRRRVLLVTQSLLMLLAAGLGVLLVTGQAHLWHLYGFALALGIVNAFDTTSRQAFVSDLVGTEQLSNAVALNSASFNSARLVGPAVAGVLIAVVGSGWVFLINAASFLAVLGALLLIDARRTGRPRGSARESQLRQLSAGFRYVLARHDLLVIFVMVFLVGAFSMNFPVISSTMAVEFGRGAGDYGLLSSILAIGSLSGALLSARRPSARMRVVIMSVGGIGVVSLAAALMPSFWTFAATLVFFGLAISTMLTTANGFVQTTVDPAVRGRVLALYMAILMGGTPVGAPLVGAAADALGPRSTLVISAVAGLLAFGIGLTWLFTERELRFHRDRGFRLTVTHAGRPGVADDPRRQTETLTAPISVLRRGGAAMGAGESAPVEGPGVGATGAIRVNEIDDPEPPRR; encoded by the coding sequence ATGTTCCGGTCGCTCGCCGTGCGCAATTACCGCATCTGGTTCGCAGGAGCGCTCGTCTCGAACATCGGCGCGTGGATGCAGGCGACCACCCAGAACTGGGTGGTGCTGACCGAGCTCACCGACAACAACGCCGCGGCGGTCGGCCTGACCATGGCCCTGCAGTTCGGGCCGCAGCTGCTGCTCGTGCCCTTCAGCGGTGCGGTGGCGGATCGCTTCGACCGGCGGCGGGTGCTGCTCGTCACGCAGTCGCTGCTCATGCTGCTCGCAGCGGGACTCGGCGTGCTGCTCGTGACCGGGCAGGCCCACCTCTGGCACCTCTACGGCTTCGCGCTCGCGCTCGGCATCGTCAACGCCTTCGACACCACCTCGCGCCAGGCCTTCGTCTCCGACCTCGTCGGCACCGAGCAGCTCTCCAACGCGGTGGCGCTCAACTCGGCCTCCTTCAACTCGGCCCGGCTCGTCGGGCCCGCGGTGGCCGGCGTGCTCATCGCCGTCGTGGGATCGGGCTGGGTGTTCCTCATCAACGCCGCGTCCTTCCTCGCGGTGCTCGGCGCGCTGCTGCTCATCGACGCGCGGCGCACCGGGCGTCCGAGGGGATCCGCGCGGGAGTCGCAGCTGCGTCAGCTCTCGGCAGGGTTCAGGTACGTGCTGGCCAGGCACGACCTGCTCGTGATCTTCGTGATGGTCTTCCTGGTCGGCGCGTTCAGCATGAACTTCCCGGTGATCTCCTCGACGATGGCGGTCGAGTTCGGCCGCGGGGCGGGTGATTACGGCCTGCTCTCCTCGATACTCGCGATCGGGTCGCTCTCGGGGGCCCTCCTGTCGGCGCGGCGGCCGAGCGCGCGCATGCGCGTGGTGATCATGTCGGTCGGCGGCATCGGGGTGGTCAGCCTCGCAGCCGCGCTCATGCCGTCGTTCTGGACGTTCGCGGCGACACTCGTGTTCTTCGGGCTCGCGATCTCCACGATGCTCACCACCGCGAACGGGTTCGTGCAGACGACGGTGGATCCCGCCGTGCGCGGTCGCGTGCTCGCCCTCTACATGGCGATCCTCATGGGCGGAACGCCCGTGGGTGCGCCGCTCGTGGGCGCCGCAGCCGATGCGCTGGGGCCGCGCTCCACGCTCGTCATCAGCGCCGTCGCCGGTCTGCTCGCGTTTGGCATCGGCCTGACCTGGCTCTTCACTGAGCGGGAGCTGCGATTCCATCGGGATCGCGGATTCCGCCTCACCGTGACGCACGCCGGCCGGCCGGGCGTCGCCGACGATCCGCGACGCCAGACCGAGACGCTCACCGCGCCGATCTCGGTGCTGCGCCGCGGCGGAGCCGCGATGGGGGCCGGGGAATCGGCCCCGGTCGAAGGTCCGGGGGTCGGGGCCACGGGGGCCATTCGGGTGAACGAAATCGACGATCCAGAGCCGCCTCGCAGATGA